Proteins encoded by one window of Acetivibrio thermocellus ATCC 27405:
- a CDS encoding L-lactate dehydrogenase, whose protein sequence is MNNNKVIKKVTVVGAGFVGSTTAYTLMLSGLISEIVLIDINAKKADGEVMDLNHGMPFVRPVEIYRGDYKDCAGSDIVIITAGANQKEGETRIDLVKRNTEVFKNIINEIVKYNNDCILLVVTNPVDILTYVTYKLSGFPKNKVIGSGTVLDTARFRYLLSEHVKVDARNVHAYIIGEHGDTEVAAWSLANIAGIPMDRYCDECHQCEEQISRNKIYESVKNAAYEIIRNKGATYYAVALAVRRIVEAIVRNENSILTVSSLLEGQYGLSDVCLSVPTIVGVNGIEEILNVPFNDEEIQLLRKSGNTLKEIIKTLDI, encoded by the coding sequence TATATCTGAAATTGTACTGATAGACATAAATGCAAAAAAAGCCGACGGAGAAGTCATGGACTTAAATCACGGCATGCCTTTTGTAAGGCCCGTTGAAATTTATCGTGGTGACTACAAAGACTGTGCCGGATCCGACATAGTAATCATTACCGCCGGTGCCAACCAAAAAGAAGGCGAAACGAGAATAGATCTTGTTAAAAGAAACACGGAAGTATTCAAAAATATCATAAATGAAATTGTAAAGTACAACAACGATTGTATTCTTCTGGTAGTCACAAATCCGGTGGATATTTTAACCTATGTAACTTACAAACTATCCGGATTCCCGAAAAACAAAGTAATAGGTTCCGGAACGGTTTTGGACACAGCCAGGTTCCGTTATCTTTTAAGCGAACATGTAAAAGTGGATGCACGAAATGTACATGCTTATATTATTGGCGAACACGGTGACACCGAAGTTGCGGCCTGGAGTCTTGCAAATATTGCGGGAATTCCCATGGATCGCTACTGTGACGAATGCCATCAGTGCGAGGAGCAGATTTCCCGGAATAAAATATATGAAAGTGTTAAAAATGCAGCTTATGAAATCATCAGGAACAAAGGTGCAACCTATTATGCCGTAGCCCTTGCCGTAAGAAGAATCGTTGAAGCCATTGTAAGAAATGAAAACTCCATCCTTACCGTTTCAAGCCTTTTGGAAGGACAGTACGGACTTAGCGATGTATGCTTAAGTGTTCCGACAATCGTGGGTGTAAACGGTATTGAGGAAATATTGAACGTGCCTTTCAACGATGAAGAAATTCAGCTTCTCAGAAAGTCCGGAAACACTCTAAAAGAAATAATAAAAACACTAGATATATGA
- a CDS encoding AAA family ATPase: protein MNNSVEILNKIVSNIEKVIVGKKKAIELILISLICDGHVLIEDVPGVGKTSIVSSLAKSVNASFKRIQFTPDILPSDITGFTMYNQKEGKFEYHPGSIMSQIILADEINRTSPKTQASLLEAMEEKQVTVDGVTYNLPRPFMVLATQNPVEYLGTYPLPEAQLDRFFMKVSIGYPEKFEESEILSRFHDENPLETLKPVADSSDILNIQSEVKKVYVDRSINNYIVDIVSRTRFHSEISLGSSPRGSLSLYRASQAWALYNERNFVIPEDVKLMSIPVLSHRIILKQEARLKKISPEEIIDTIIKSVNVPAVDKYAKK, encoded by the coding sequence ATGAACAATTCAGTGGAAATTTTAAATAAAATCGTGTCAAATATTGAAAAAGTCATTGTTGGAAAAAAGAAAGCTATCGAGTTGATATTAATATCACTTATTTGCGATGGACATGTTTTGATTGAAGATGTCCCCGGTGTCGGAAAAACCAGTATTGTATCATCTCTTGCAAAGTCGGTAAATGCTTCTTTTAAAAGAATACAGTTTACACCGGATATTCTTCCTTCAGACATTACAGGATTTACGATGTACAATCAGAAAGAAGGTAAATTCGAATATCATCCCGGAAGCATTATGAGCCAGATAATACTTGCGGATGAAATAAACCGAACATCTCCAAAAACCCAGGCAAGCCTTCTTGAAGCAATGGAAGAAAAACAGGTGACCGTTGACGGTGTGACATACAATCTTCCAAGGCCTTTTATGGTACTGGCAACTCAAAATCCCGTGGAGTATCTCGGCACCTATCCTCTTCCCGAAGCTCAGCTGGACAGGTTTTTTATGAAAGTTTCCATAGGTTATCCTGAAAAGTTTGAAGAATCCGAAATACTGTCAAGATTTCACGACGAAAACCCCTTGGAAACCTTAAAACCTGTGGCGGACAGCAGCGATATACTGAATATTCAAAGCGAGGTTAAAAAAGTTTATGTTGACAGGTCCATCAACAACTACATAGTGGATATAGTAAGCCGGACAAGATTCCATTCGGAAATAAGTCTGGGTTCAAGTCCAAGAGGTTCTCTTTCTCTATACAGAGCCTCCCAGGCATGGGCTTTATACAATGAAAGAAACTTTGTAATTCCCGAAGATGTAAAGCTTATGTCAATACCCGTGCTTTCCCACAGGATTATACTAAAGCAGGAAGCAAGGCTTAAGAAAATATCGCCTGAAGAAATAATTGATACCATAATAAAATCTGTTAATGTTCCAGCGGTGGATAAATATGCAAAGAAATAG
- a CDS encoding DUF58 domain-containing protein codes for MQRNRILYSFLYVLSLIFIYFYGGKIPYMLFYTVLLLPFVSIAITSIAFVRFKYVQDIDKRSVVKGEEINYTLSIHNEDFFLYPYIKINFFNNDTIFSNQFEPQCFSLLPFKKKTFSYKLCCKYRGDFFVGVKSIEFEDYLGIVKFVHEPISIKEITVYPRLIKLDSLKLKTDYLSESHALSNSRFENTLTFSDVRKYTYGDSMKKIHWKLSSKMNELLVKNFEGSSHASSAILLDLKKSNRSFEENSIIEDMLIEASIAVIYYCLVNWIPINFIYYNSKGFNTIEAKNALEFKEIYEILSGIKFENTMDIKDVLNIYVKNSVLKKTSILLFTSNLDYGLYDEIYKTKLMGYDINLVYVCPKHVVNTASFEVNNILNELLEIGVMVYKIQTEDDIKNVLEYR; via the coding sequence ATGCAAAGAAATAGAATCTTATATTCATTTTTATATGTTCTGTCTTTAATATTTATATATTTTTACGGCGGCAAAATCCCTTACATGCTGTTTTATACCGTCTTGTTGCTGCCTTTTGTTTCCATAGCCATAACCTCCATTGCATTTGTCAGATTCAAATATGTTCAGGATATTGATAAGCGAAGTGTGGTAAAGGGCGAGGAAATAAACTACACCTTAAGCATACATAATGAGGATTTTTTCCTTTATCCTTACATTAAAATTAACTTTTTTAATAATGACACAATTTTTTCAAACCAATTTGAACCACAATGCTTTTCTCTCCTTCCTTTTAAGAAGAAAACCTTTAGCTACAAGCTTTGCTGCAAATACAGGGGAGACTTTTTCGTGGGGGTAAAGAGCATAGAATTTGAAGATTATCTGGGTATTGTAAAATTTGTTCACGAGCCCATTTCAATAAAAGAAATTACAGTGTATCCCCGTTTGATCAAGCTGGACAGCCTGAAGCTTAAAACAGACTATTTGTCGGAATCCCATGCTCTGTCAAACAGCAGGTTTGAAAACACTCTGACCTTTTCCGACGTAAGGAAATACACCTATGGTGACAGCATGAAGAAGATACACTGGAAACTTTCTTCAAAGATGAATGAGCTTCTTGTAAAAAACTTTGAAGGTTCGTCCCATGCAAGCTCCGCAATTTTGCTGGATCTTAAGAAAAGCAACCGTTCCTTCGAAGAAAACTCGATAATTGAAGATATGCTTATTGAAGCCTCCATTGCCGTAATTTATTATTGCCTTGTCAACTGGATACCAATAAATTTTATATATTACAACAGTAAAGGTTTTAATACCATCGAGGCGAAAAACGCTTTGGAATTTAAAGAAATCTATGAAATTTTATCCGGCATCAAATTTGAAAATACCATGGATATAAAAGACGTCCTTAATATTTATGTGAAAAACAGTGTCTTGAAAAAAACTTCGATACTCCTTTTTACGTCTAATTTGGATTATGGACTCTATGATGAGATTTACAAAACAAAACTAATGGGGTACGACATAAATTTAGTGTACGTTTGCCCGAAACATGTTGTAAATACCGCTTCTTTTGAAGTAAACAATATTTTAAACGAGCTTTTGGAAATTGGAGTCATGGTTTATAAAATACAAACCGAAGATGACATCAAAAATGTGCTGGAGTATAGATAA
- a CDS encoding transglutaminase TgpA family protein gives MDGKKILDYLAGFVLAALMSFSLVYPLTTTLGFPYSSFRILGLVIFILFIYSVLFANRNVSRISVPLAIISMAAGIVFLAVKKDLAYIIQPFQWFTKYIYDEAILPDNYYPLFITVILALSLTLLVFIFTMKKFNFIIILSSGTAIFVSQWILNFFVPSAYISFYTFVISILAYYLVHIYRKKSLENSNNDFASPSKFILGIAPICVVIVFLANSIPVRSKPIEWKWLDNKINSFYNQLGFGTLGKGSAGFDSDYFSFYSTAGFGNDSNLGGNITPNDIKIMEVTTDRSIYLRGRACNLYTGNSWLNSQPDNIPLDGTNKMSFDILEMKTGLPLLVNKLNPENNTYKLSDTDGIIPNIISKHNVKVKYENVRTKSLFVPLKSENFIFPSKVADAVLINQDGILTSNKFLKKDFTYSFESYSLNTVSEDFKNLLRQSMRGLYSVELNRLTDEIYEHLYSEYLKDLLDEAERIYNSDLFILNRYSVQFPIKNIIRNTPDNITLSDLLYEYLVNVFIDEFNLDRVFEREDLERYFQMIINELNNSEDIKKLAQLRSLSSNSVYIYNTYLNIPSELPQRVKDLAVSITANETNNFDRAKAIEKYLSANYGYTLTPGDTPPDRDFVDYFLFEQKEGYCVYFASAMVILARSIGLPARYVEGFVLPVRSKDGVYEVTNKQAHAWPEIYFEGFGWVSFEPTPVYQQNSFYSSGSFRPNMSGMLPQTNGTGLQNQNNDEGNKPDMAPQPVQNQNPFINILLITAGILAGLVSFVLIIVGINKIRKKHWLKSILNMSPKEAVIKLYETYLNHLLYQYMPVRPAETPLEYAKRLDDYGYFAPRKFTDVASIFVKARYSQNEVTEADRASALEFYKPIVLKTRSSMGRLKYFFLAHILGKI, from the coding sequence ATGGACGGCAAAAAAATTCTCGATTATCTGGCCGGTTTTGTTCTTGCGGCTTTAATGAGTTTCAGCCTGGTTTATCCTCTTACCACCACGCTGGGTTTCCCTTATTCGTCTTTCCGTATTTTAGGGCTTGTAATCTTTATTCTGTTTATATATTCGGTGCTGTTTGCAAACAGAAACGTCTCAAGAATTTCTGTGCCTCTTGCAATAATTTCCATGGCAGCCGGCATTGTCTTTTTAGCGGTTAAAAAAGATTTGGCATATATCATCCAACCTTTTCAGTGGTTTACTAAATATATTTATGACGAAGCCATACTTCCGGACAATTACTATCCTCTTTTTATTACCGTGATTTTAGCGCTGTCGCTTACACTGCTTGTATTTATATTTACCATGAAAAAATTCAATTTTATAATCATTCTCTCAAGCGGAACAGCCATCTTTGTATCCCAATGGATATTGAATTTTTTCGTGCCGTCCGCCTATATATCTTTTTACACCTTTGTCATTTCAATACTGGCATACTATCTTGTGCATATATACAGAAAAAAAAGCCTGGAAAATTCAAATAATGATTTTGCCTCCCCTTCGAAGTTCATACTGGGAATCGCTCCCATATGCGTCGTAATTGTCTTTCTGGCAAATTCAATACCTGTAAGGTCAAAACCTATTGAGTGGAAATGGCTGGATAACAAAATCAACAGCTTTTACAATCAGCTCGGATTTGGCACTCTCGGCAAAGGTTCCGCAGGTTTTGATTCCGATTACTTTTCTTTTTATTCCACTGCCGGATTTGGAAATGACAGCAATTTAGGCGGAAACATAACACCCAACGATATAAAGATAATGGAAGTTACCACCGATCGCAGCATCTACCTGAGGGGACGGGCATGTAATTTATATACGGGAAATAGTTGGTTGAATTCACAACCGGACAACATCCCTTTGGACGGCACAAATAAAATGAGCTTTGATATTTTAGAAATGAAAACAGGCTTACCCCTCCTTGTCAACAAACTGAATCCGGAAAACAACACATACAAGCTTTCAGACACCGATGGAATCATCCCCAACATTATTTCAAAACATAATGTCAAGGTAAAATATGAAAATGTGAGAACCAAATCCCTTTTTGTACCGCTTAAATCAGAAAACTTCATTTTTCCGTCCAAAGTAGCTGATGCAGTATTAATAAACCAGGATGGAATACTTACCTCTAATAAATTCCTAAAGAAAGATTTCACCTATTCCTTTGAAAGTTATAGCCTAAATACTGTCAGCGAAGATTTCAAAAACCTTCTGAGACAAAGTATGCGCGGCCTGTACAGCGTTGAACTGAACAGACTTACAGATGAAATCTATGAACATTTGTACAGCGAATATTTAAAGGATCTGTTGGATGAAGCAGAAAGGATATACAATTCCGATCTTTTTATATTAAATAGATATTCAGTTCAATTTCCAATAAAAAATATAATAAGAAATACTCCGGATAATATAACTTTAAGCGACCTGCTATATGAATACCTCGTTAATGTTTTCATAGATGAATTTAATCTCGACAGAGTTTTCGAGCGCGAAGATTTGGAAAGATATTTCCAAATGATCATTAACGAGCTTAACAATTCGGAGGACATAAAGAAGCTTGCGCAACTTAGGTCTTTAAGCTCCAATTCAGTCTATATTTACAACACTTATCTAAACATACCCTCCGAGCTTCCTCAGAGGGTAAAAGACCTTGCCGTTTCAATAACAGCCAATGAAACCAATAATTTCGACCGGGCAAAAGCAATTGAAAAATATCTTTCTGCAAATTACGGCTACACACTGACTCCGGGAGATACCCCGCCTGACAGGGATTTTGTGGACTACTTCCTTTTTGAACAAAAGGAAGGCTATTGTGTGTATTTTGCCTCTGCCATGGTAATCCTTGCACGCAGTATAGGGCTTCCGGCCCGTTATGTTGAAGGGTTTGTTCTTCCCGTGAGATCAAAAGACGGTGTCTATGAGGTTACAAACAAACAGGCCCACGCCTGGCCGGAGATCTACTTTGAGGGATTCGGCTGGGTCTCTTTCGAACCGACTCCCGTCTATCAGCAAAACTCGTTTTACAGTTCCGGCAGCTTTAGGCCCAACATGAGCGGAATGCTTCCCCAAACCAACGGCACAGGGCTTCAAAACCAAAACAATGATGAAGGCAACAAGCCCGACATGGCTCCCCAACCTGTCCAAAACCAAAATCCGTTTATCAATATCCTTTTGATTACGGCCGGGATACTTGCAGGTTTGGTTTCTTTTGTGTTGATTATCGTGGGTATCAATAAAATCAGAAAAAAACATTGGCTTAAATCCATTTTAAACATGTCGCCCAAAGAAGCGGTAATAAAGTTATACGAAACATACCTTAATCACCTTTTATATCAATATATGCCTGTGCGTCCCGCGGAAACCCCTCTTGAATATGCAAAGAGGCTCGACGATTATGGATATTTTGCTCCCAGGAAGTTTACTGATGTTGCATCCATATTCGTAAAAGCGAGATACAGTCAAAACGAGGTGACCGAGGCAGACAGGGCAAGTGCTTTGGAATTTTACAAACCCATAGTTTTAAAAACACGAAGCTCCATGGGACGCCTAAAGTATTTCTTCCTGGCGCATATACTTGGAAAGATATAA
- a CDS encoding PspC domain-containing protein, translated as MKKLYLSNSDKIIGGVCGGVAEYFEIDPTLIRLIAVIATVLTGFVGGIIIYIVAMIIIPKRPFF; from the coding sequence ATGAAAAAATTGTATCTTTCGAATTCAGATAAAATAATTGGAGGAGTCTGCGGAGGAGTTGCTGAATATTTTGAGATTGATCCGACTCTCATAAGGCTTATTGCTGTAATAGCCACTGTTTTGACCGGATTTGTCGGCGGTATTATCATTTATATTGTTGCAATGATTATAATACCCAAAAGACCTTTCTTTTAA
- the glyA gene encoding serine hydroxymethyltransferase: MFNLNEISKIDPEVAKAIELEVNRQRNKIELIASENFVSKAVIEAMGTPLTNKYAEGYPGKRYYGGCEFVDIIENLAIERAKKIFGAEHANVQPHSGAQANMAVFFAVLNPGDTILGMNLSHGGHLSHGSPVNMSGKYYNVISYGVRKEDCRIDYDEVRKLAKEHRPKLIVAGASAYPRIIDFKAFRDIADEVGAYLMVDIAHIAGLVAAGLHPNPVPYAHFVTTTTHKTLRGPRGGLILCGNEHAKMIDKAVFPGIQGGPLMHVIAAKAVSFAEVLTDEFKQYQQQIVKNAKTLANALMEKGIDLVSGGTDNHLMLVDLRNKGLTGKYVQHILDEVCITVNKNGIPFDPESPFVTSGIRIGTPAVTARGMKEEDMVEIADLINLTITDYENSKEKVKERVRMLCEKYPLYQ; this comes from the coding sequence ATGTTTAATTTGAATGAAATATCAAAAATCGATCCCGAAGTTGCGAAGGCAATTGAATTGGAGGTTAATCGTCAGAGAAACAAGATAGAGCTTATTGCATCTGAAAATTTTGTCAGTAAAGCCGTAATAGAAGCAATGGGTACACCTCTGACCAACAAGTATGCTGAAGGATATCCGGGAAAAAGGTATTACGGAGGCTGTGAGTTTGTTGACATAATTGAAAATCTTGCGATTGAACGGGCAAAGAAAATATTCGGAGCTGAGCATGCGAATGTGCAGCCGCATTCAGGGGCTCAGGCAAATATGGCTGTGTTTTTTGCAGTGTTAAATCCCGGAGATACGATTCTTGGAATGAATCTTTCCCATGGAGGGCATTTGAGCCATGGAAGCCCTGTCAACATGTCCGGAAAATATTATAATGTCATATCCTACGGAGTAAGGAAGGAAGACTGCAGAATAGACTATGACGAAGTGAGAAAGCTTGCAAAGGAACACAGGCCGAAACTTATAGTGGCGGGAGCCAGTGCATATCCAAGAATAATAGATTTTAAGGCTTTCAGAGATATTGCGGATGAAGTCGGAGCATATTTGATGGTGGATATTGCACATATAGCAGGTCTTGTTGCAGCAGGACTGCACCCGAATCCTGTTCCTTATGCACATTTTGTTACCACCACCACTCACAAGACTTTGAGAGGTCCGAGAGGCGGACTGATATTGTGCGGCAATGAGCATGCAAAAATGATTGACAAGGCTGTTTTCCCGGGAATACAGGGCGGTCCTCTGATGCATGTTATTGCGGCAAAAGCGGTAAGCTTTGCCGAAGTATTGACCGATGAATTCAAGCAGTATCAGCAGCAGATAGTAAAAAATGCGAAAACTCTTGCCAACGCTTTGATGGAGAAAGGCATTGACCTTGTTTCCGGTGGAACGGACAACCATCTCATGCTGGTTGATTTAAGAAATAAAGGTCTTACGGGTAAATACGTTCAGCATATTCTTGATGAGGTTTGCATTACCGTAAATAAAAACGGAATTCCTTTTGACCCTGAAAGTCCGTTTGTTACCAGCGGTATCAGAATAGGAACACCTGCGGTGACGGCACGGGGTATGAAAGAAGAGGATATGGTTGAGATAGCGGATCTTATCAATCTCACCATTACGGATTATGAGAATTCGAAAGAGAAAGTAAAGGAAAGAGTAAGAATGCTATGCGAAAAATATCCTTTGTATCAGTAA
- a CDS encoding AIR synthase family protein codes for MDIGKVPNSVLTELIINKIKANRKEILIRPKVGEDCCAVDFGKDVCVLSSDPITGAVNEVGRLAVHVSCNDVASCGAEPLGLLMTILAPEGTKEKDIENVMTQIVDTANSLNVDIIGGHTEITTAVNRIVIISTAVGKVLKDKLVTTSGAKPGDDIIVTKAAGIEGTAIIAHDKEKELVDIIGKEAVERAKTFINYVSVLKEGIIAGTFGVNSMHDVTEGGILGAVWEVTEASETGAVIYKSKVPVKDETQKICKVYGIDPLRLISSGCMIITCKNGRELVKELENNGIEAAVIGKITADLGRKLVCEDNQVIDISEPGSDELYKVV; via the coding sequence ATGGATATAGGCAAAGTTCCGAACAGTGTGCTGACGGAATTGATAATAAACAAGATAAAAGCAAACAGAAAAGAGATACTTATAAGGCCGAAGGTGGGGGAGGATTGCTGCGCCGTAGATTTTGGAAAAGATGTTTGTGTTTTGTCGTCGGACCCTATTACAGGTGCGGTTAACGAGGTGGGGCGTCTTGCAGTGCATGTATCCTGCAATGACGTTGCTTCGTGTGGAGCTGAGCCTTTGGGGCTTCTTATGACAATTCTTGCGCCGGAGGGTACGAAAGAAAAGGATATTGAAAATGTCATGACCCAAATTGTCGATACGGCAAATTCTCTGAATGTTGATATCATAGGAGGACATACCGAGATTACCACTGCCGTAAACAGGATAGTGATAATCAGCACTGCGGTGGGAAAGGTATTAAAGGACAAGCTGGTTACTACATCAGGGGCAAAGCCGGGAGATGACATTATTGTGACTAAGGCCGCGGGTATTGAAGGAACGGCCATTATAGCCCACGACAAAGAAAAGGAACTTGTAGATATAATTGGAAAAGAAGCGGTGGAAAGGGCTAAAACTTTCATAAATTACGTAAGTGTGCTAAAAGAAGGAATTATAGCAGGAACGTTTGGTGTAAATTCCATGCATGATGTGACCGAGGGCGGAATACTTGGAGCTGTATGGGAAGTGACTGAGGCCTCGGAAACCGGAGCGGTGATATATAAAAGCAAAGTTCCCGTAAAAGATGAGACACAAAAGATTTGCAAAGTTTATGGAATTGATCCTTTAAGGCTTATATCAAGCGGATGTATGATAATAACCTGCAAAAACGGCCGGGAACTTGTGAAAGAGCTTGAAAACAACGGTATAGAGGCCGCTGTTATCGGAAAAATAACGGCTGATTTGGGTAGAAAACTTGTTTGTGAAGACAATCAAGTTATTGACATTTCCGAGCCGGGTTCGGATGAATTGTACAAGGTTGTATAA
- a CDS encoding DUF2225 domain-containing protein, giving the protein MLDSLYNKSVVCPVCQNKIEVTKVKSKDCVVASRDSDFCVYYESVNPLFYEVWVCEHCGYAALQERFENISPIEAKIVKENISKYWKPRSFCGERDVDKAIEAFKLALYNLCKISPKPIEYAKVCLRIAWLYRMKKDEQQEIKFLNHALRYYRETYENEPFPVGKLDEHTCVYMIGELSRRVGNYDDAIFWFNKIISSPGARENKALIDSTREQYHLAKEAKEAKEKA; this is encoded by the coding sequence ATGCTTGATTCATTGTATAACAAGAGTGTGGTATGTCCGGTGTGTCAAAACAAAATTGAAGTTACAAAGGTTAAATCGAAAGACTGTGTGGTTGCATCACGGGACTCGGATTTTTGCGTCTATTATGAAAGTGTAAATCCTCTTTTTTATGAGGTATGGGTTTGTGAGCACTGTGGTTATGCTGCGCTCCAGGAAAGGTTCGAGAACATTTCGCCGATAGAGGCAAAAATAGTAAAAGAAAATATTTCAAAGTATTGGAAACCTAGAAGCTTCTGTGGAGAAAGAGATGTTGACAAAGCCATAGAAGCTTTTAAACTTGCACTTTACAACCTTTGCAAAATCAGTCCGAAACCGATTGAATATGCAAAAGTGTGTTTGAGAATTGCGTGGCTTTACAGAATGAAAAAAGATGAGCAGCAGGAGATAAAATTCTTAAACCATGCTTTAAGGTATTATCGTGAAACTTACGAAAATGAACCTTTCCCGGTGGGAAAACTTGATGAACACACATGTGTGTATATGATTGGAGAACTTAGCCGGCGTGTGGGAAATTATGATGATGCGATATTTTGGTTCAACAAGATAATAAGCTCTCCTGGGGCCAGAGAAAATAAAGCTTTGATTGACAGTACCAGAGAGCAATATCATTTGGCTAAGGAAGCAAAAGAAGCAAAGGAGAAAGCATAA
- a CDS encoding VanW family protein has translation MLLDFFSKNKTKILIFAASLLLLVIASVSTYVVVVLNRKTFYDGIAVEGIDVSGLTVDEAREKVEKKLDRIVYENSLLLNYEGMTWRIGLSDISYDFLVDDAIKRAYSIGREGSVLKRLKTIRNLKSDKKNVLAKVVFSRPLLEEYITSIKKQVDENPKDATVTYQNGNIMFEKEIIGRFVDVDKNLGLLENKLIKRDFSPFELEVTNVYPKIMYKDISHIEEVISSFSTVFNSANVNRSHNIKLACERINNTVLLPGETFSMDASLGSRTKENGYKDAPVIVKGRLIEGVGGGVCQVTSTLYVAVLKAKLEVVERVKHSMPLGYVEPGQDATISEGYIDFKFRNNTDRACLISASVVGNRIDIKLLGAKRNSNYDVRLKSVVVERISPPEDEIIVDKSLPKGAVKIEREPVQGLKVIVYRETYENNRLIEREKISEDIYKPVQGLKRVGPYDSNDTEGGEETVKEEAMEEQTI, from the coding sequence ATGTTGCTTGATTTTTTTTCGAAAAACAAAACTAAAATTTTAATATTTGCGGCAAGCCTTTTGTTGCTTGTAATAGCTTCAGTTTCGACTTATGTGGTAGTTGTTCTGAACAGAAAAACTTTTTACGACGGTATTGCTGTTGAAGGGATTGATGTATCCGGATTGACTGTTGATGAGGCAAGAGAAAAAGTGGAAAAAAAGCTTGACAGGATTGTATATGAAAATAGTCTTTTGCTAAACTATGAAGGCATGACATGGAGGATCGGGCTTTCAGATATATCTTACGATTTCCTTGTGGATGATGCAATAAAAAGAGCCTATTCAATAGGAAGAGAAGGCAGTGTTTTAAAAAGGCTTAAAACCATAAGGAATTTAAAGTCTGATAAAAAGAACGTTTTAGCGAAAGTTGTCTTTTCAAGGCCTCTTCTTGAGGAATATATTACCAGCATCAAAAAGCAAGTTGACGAAAATCCGAAAGATGCAACGGTAACTTACCAAAATGGCAATATTATGTTTGAAAAAGAGATTATCGGGCGATTTGTGGATGTTGACAAAAATCTTGGTTTGTTAGAAAATAAATTAATAAAGAGGGATTTCTCGCCTTTCGAACTTGAAGTCACAAATGTTTATCCGAAAATTATGTACAAGGATATTTCTCATATTGAAGAGGTAATTTCCTCTTTTTCCACTGTTTTTAATTCAGCCAATGTCAACAGAAGCCATAATATCAAACTTGCGTGTGAAAGAATCAATAACACAGTGTTGCTTCCCGGTGAGACATTTTCCATGGATGCTTCTTTGGGGTCAAGAACAAAAGAAAATGGTTACAAAGACGCACCTGTCATAGTTAAAGGCCGCTTGATTGAAGGAGTTGGAGGTGGTGTTTGCCAGGTTACGTCAACATTGTATGTTGCAGTACTCAAGGCAAAGCTTGAGGTGGTTGAAAGGGTAAAACATTCAATGCCTTTGGGATATGTGGAGCCAGGTCAGGACGCAACAATATCGGAAGGCTACATCGACTTCAAATTCAGAAACAATACGGATCGTGCCTGCCTTATAAGTGCATCGGTTGTCGGAAACAGGATAGATATAAAGCTGCTGGGAGCAAAAAGAAATTCAAATTATGATGTAAGGCTGAAATCTGTTGTTGTGGAACGTATTTCTCCTCCGGAAGATGAGATAATTGTCGACAAGTCGCTGCCCAAAGGAGCAGTGAAAATTGAAAGGGAGCCGGTGCAAGGTTTGAAGGTGATAGTATACAGGGAAACTTATGAAAATAATAGACTTATTGAAAGGGAAAAAATATCCGAAGATATTTATAAACCTGTACAAGGTTTAAAAAGAGTGGGGCCTTATGACAGCAATGATACGGAAGGCGGAGAAGAAACTGTAAAGGAAGAAGCTATGGAAGAACAAACTATATAA